In a single window of the Salmo trutta chromosome 21, fSalTru1.1, whole genome shotgun sequence genome:
- the LOC115157439 gene encoding protein FAM102B — MSFIMMKKNKFKFKVDFELDELSSVPFVNGVLFCKVRLQDGGFTEESPREQVQANCVRWRKRFSFLCKMSANAGTGVLDPCVCRVSVRKEMKGGKTFAKLGFADLNLSEFAGSGSTMRRCLLEGYDTKNTRQDNSILKVVISTQLMSGDPCFKTPPSTAMKLGIQQAEAECLYEDRKGGDTHTPCLPISEPPGKCVSVPDELRVYGHSRTSSYASQQSKVSGYSSGHSRSSSLSELTHKKNPSAGSASTGIGSIPEPSVDQGAEREARSTPPVSVTCSCSPVPEHPLTPAKSSASSERLSRHPVKQSSVECQLKRVDATRVDADDIVEKILQSQDFSHGLLDSSAEEEGLRLFVGPGGSTALGSQHTRVGAGPYEQVVIRR; from the exons ATGTCGTTCATTATGATGAAGAAAAATAAATTCAAATTTAAGGTCGATTTCGAGTTGGACGAACTATCTTCTGTTCCTTTTGTCAACGGGGTCTTGTTCTGCAAAGTACGGCTCCAAGACGGTGGCTTTACTGAAGAGTCACCTCG GGAGCAGGTCCAGGCTAACTGTGTGCGCTGGAGGAAGAGGTTCTCCTTCCTGTGTAAGATGAGTGCAAACGCTGGGACAGGAGTACTGGACCCTTGTGTGTGCCGGGTGTCTGTGCGCAAG GAAATGAAGGGTGGAAAGACCTTTGCAAAG CTGGGTTTTGCTGACCTGAACCTGTCAGAGTTTGCTGGCTCTGGCAGCACCATGCGGCGATGTCTACTAGAGGGTTACGATACCAAGAACACCAGACAGGACAACTCCATACTCAag GTCGTCATCAGCACACAGCTCATGTCTGGGGACCCCTGCTTTAAAAC GCCACCGTCCACAGCCATGAAACTGGGCATCCAGCAGGCAGAGGCAGAGTGTCTCTACGAAGACAGGAAGGGCGGGGACACCCacacaccctgcctccccatatCAG AGCCCCCAGGGAAGTGTGTATCTGTTCCTGATGAGCTAAGAGTATATGGCCACTCTAGGACATCCAGCTATGCCAGCCAACAGTCCAAAGTGTCAG GCTATAGCTCAGGTCACTCACGctcctccagcctatcagagctcaCACACAAGAAGAACCCCTCAGCGGGCTCTGCCTCCACAGGCATCGGCAGTATTCCTGAACCCAGCGTGGACCAGGGGGCTGAGAGGGAGGCCCGCTCTACACCTCCTGTCTCTGTcacctgttcctgctcccctgtGCCTGAACACCCCCTCACCCCCGCAAAGAGCTCTGCCTCCTCAGAGAGACTCAGCAG gcatcCAGTGAAGCAGAGCTCGGTGGAGTGTCAGCTGAAGAGGGTCGACGCCACACGGGTAGACGCTGACGACATCGTGGAGAAGATCCTCCAGAGCCAGGACTTCAGCCACGGCCTGCTGGACTCCAGCGCTGAGG AGGAGGGACTCAGGCTGTTTGTTGGTCCAGGTGGAAGCACAGCGCTGGGAAGCCAACACACCAG GGTTGGCGCGGGGCCCTACGAGCAGGTGGTGATCAGACGCTAA